Proteins co-encoded in one Marmota flaviventris isolate mMarFla1 chromosome 9, mMarFla1.hap1, whole genome shotgun sequence genomic window:
- the LOC114099995 gene encoding galectin-12-like, protein MSPGENLDPIPDCFILQPPVFHPVIPYVTTIFGGLHAGKMVMLQGVVPLRAHRFQVDFQCGCSLHPQPDIAIHFNPRFHTTKPHVICNTLHSGRWQREARWPGVALQRGASFLILFLFGNEEVKVSVNGRHFLHYRYRLPLPRVDTLGIFGDILVKAIGFLNISPFVEGSREYPTGYPFLLQSPRLQVPCSRALPQGLWPGQVIIVRGLVLQKPKEFTLSLRDEASRTPVMLRASFTDRTLAWVSPWGCKKLISAPFPFYPQRFFEVLLLCQEGGLKLALNGQPLGSTNLDQQTLERLREVRISGSIQLYCVHYKGGFQRDPGQREDGQSTPRACGGAPLCCLH, encoded by the exons ATGTCACCTGGGGAAAACTTGGACCCGATTCCTGACTGCTTCATCCTGCAGCCGCCAGTCTTCCACCCG GTGATTCCGTATGTCACAACCATTTTTGGTGGCCTGCACGCAGGCAAGATGGTCATGCTGCAGGGAGTGGTCCCTCTACGTGCCCACAG GTTTCAGGTGGACTTCCAGTGTGGCTGCAGCCTGCACCCCCAGCCGGACATCGCCATCCACTTCAACCCTCGCTTCCACACCACCAAGCCCCATGTCATCTGCAACACCCTGCACAGTGGACGCTGGCAAAGGGAGGCCCGCTGGCCTGGCGTGGCCCTGCAGAGAGGGGCCAGCTTCCTCATCCTCTTTCTCTTTGGGAATGAGGAGGTGAAG GTGAGTGTAAACGGAAGGCACTTTCTCCACTACCGCTACCGGCTCCCACTGCCTCGGGTGGACACCCTGGGCATATTTGGTGACATCTTGGTGAAGGCCATTGGGTTCCTGAATATTAGT CCATTTGTGGAGGGCAGCAGAGAGTATCCCACTGGATAC CCCTTCCTGCTGCAGAGTCCCAGGCTG CAGGTGCCCTGCTCACGTGCTCTTCCTCAGGGCCTCTGGCCGGGGCAGGTCATCATAGTTCGGGGACTGGTCTTGCAAAAGCCAAAGGA GTTCACTCTGAGCCTGAGGGATGAGGCCTCCCGCACTCCTGTGATGCTCAGGGCGTCCTTCACAGACAGAACGCTGGCCTGGGTCTCACCCTGGGGATGCAAGAAGCTCATCTCAGCCCCCTTCCCTTTTTACCCCCAGCGGTTCTTCGAG GTGCTGCTCCTGTGCCAGGAGGGAGGGCTGAAGCTGGCACTCAATGGACAGCCGCTGGGGTCCACCAACCTGGACCAGCAGACCCTGGAGAGGCTGCGGGAGGTCCGCATCAGTGGAAGCATCCAGCTCTACTGTGTCCATTACAAAGGAGGATTCCAAAGGGACCCCGGCCAGAGAGAGGATGGCCAGTCCACTCCCAGGGCCTGTGGTGGGGCCCCACTCTGCTGCCTTCATTAA